A section of the Acropora muricata isolate sample 2 chromosome 4, ASM3666990v1, whole genome shotgun sequence genome encodes:
- the LOC136913716 gene encoding chromodomain Y-like protein — translation MKHFVDPNDRPIEPPSNDVLDDPFLSEEDLPDDSFEHPTSPDSEPESNEASLPHVQPAPAAEPNTQSASLIDNQTVFNAEKLLDTRTLDDGSIQYLVKWTNYPLNEATWGPASNILEPRLLEDFLSWTTASA, via the coding sequence ATGAAACATTTTGTGGACCCAAATGACCGGCCGATCGAACCGCCTTCCAATGACGTTCTTGATGACCCATTTCTGTCCGAGGAGGACCTGCCAGACGATAGTTTTGAACACCCAACGTCGCCTGACTCCGAGCCAGAATCGAACGAAGCATCTCTACCACACGTCCAACCAGCCCCAGCAGCTGAGCCCAATACTCAGTCGGCATCTTTAATTGACAATCAGACAGTTTTTAACGCGGAGAAACTTCTTGACACAAGAACGCTTGACGACGGCAGTAtacaatatttagtaaaatGGACCAACTACCCATTGAACGAAGCGACGTGGGGACCAGCTAGCAATATTTTAGAGCCCCGATTGCTGGAAGATTTTCTTTCATGGACCACTGCCTCTGCATAA